The Limanda limanda chromosome 13, fLimLim1.1, whole genome shotgun sequence genome has a window encoding:
- the greb1l gene encoding GREB1-like protein isoform X2 produces MHFYFERSGSSERNFFSESSCRVFLTQHVAEVNKSLHAREPSDNIMGNSYAGQLKSARFEEVLHNSIEASLRSSSGDPQPIFTQLYLEPEPYPGNMEDIKPKVDLHAGEPPGQDLMNGHSSNDLEELEEEDDSDSSSPPLPYLQVPAPDGCCTLDGFCQAGKDLRLDSIATEPIEVPAGFELVGAKSPSVPEHILVCAVDRRFLPDDNGKNALLGFSGNCVGCGERGFRYFTEFSNHINLKLSTQPKKQKHLKNYLVKNSQGALCKGPLICWKDCKTRQLSSNASTSKPSSSSSLSSKESGGTSGHSLSPFSLSDSPPTRTTQASSVFFGGQDLSRDSSFLKPLASTPGIKTLPIVPTALRVTGPTNGLGVDGRPPLLSPSQVSLGPQVQGYRSANIADIPLSSVMNSGPPKKRHRSWHPTTLVPVPSTAVPVPAIRPNVFSPGAVLGVSSAQPPVAPVIQPQPVTVGETVIVPDNLLNSSGVRPVILIGHGTLPYFYGNVGDIVVSPLLVSCYKSSQLTEKTLETLGLNRNQLLSVETMILLTLQYLARLSSNQIPLREELEQIVLKAMLCCPGGPAISLSQLPWLARLEASVSGGSVQVVVTHNSLGEGISESLRTLSEGPHPLQCLPTYVVIICASKMSCSEFCVLVLGKYQARALAEGMLTTNEFLKEISYELITGKVSVLASHFKTTSLGDNLDKQLVRYQRRRKGQVIQPFQGDVTDHIHSQEAASMSPPSDRADLLGKVFQIYPTQLSVARSLLSQVCSIADSGTQNLDLGRFCKVDFLVLVPPSHILVHQTAQRIRQSGVLVDLGVEDTSSAFQKSDKYVVRLDNDVHAKMEAFMRKVKQNPYTLFVLIHDNSHVDLTSALSGSVCHGELQGLADRVVNCQEVLDAMNLLVLQVSCFPHTQQTRQSRISLHNEVHWPASRTLQGEQSAHELVYFGLRDYSSSLQWGVASPILRCDDAFEKMVHTLLERHPHLHSMVIRSYLLIQQYTEAMMALTSSPSLRDHITPETLAMVEDLINAPSREGSQGRGHMLLVRVPSLQLAMLARERLEDVRDKLGLQLCFAVLLGSPASELILHRNFTSRLRAWRGCENEDWVPHTYEDLEGLPCIVILTGKDPLGETFPRSLKYSDLRLIDSSYLTRTALEQEVGLACTHVSMGVVKEPKKVKAPRESDGEKASPSLNDGDELERPQSNGSAATRTSSSLAENGVSSSDVADSFQKPSTCLPEGPAITDIGTMTQGFKQECDSLGSQFSTNPTKASKASPSLCSSSSSSSPSPSSSSTQRPSQSTQCSREPKPTRVSPRTVIMSRAAYNLLAGESGSQLSSYSLLPHADVAWSSPLRPLITQNLQGAEQSTYYRQWTITRQHHADHESPTVPHPRRLLLSGPPQVGKTGAYLQFLRILFRMLIRLLEVDVYDEEEDEEEETSEVMTPGNTQWPDIEDVRKLPFDPYPRDPKFKEASPVFSPKMPKVLQDFNQEGESQAPAKRETKSIRLSRFAAHNAFHHCEQCHHYCEAGPAMQLSECTFHAFTFCSSMLGEEVQLQFVIPKAKEQHFVFSQQGSHLESMCLPLVSSKNPDLLKSPIFTPTTGNQEHGLLNIFHAMEGAAHVHILVVKQCEMPHYRKYWPNHILLVLPAMFNNAGVGAARFMIKELSYHNLELERNRLEEQGVKRQDVWPFIVMMDDSCVLWNVHQSADCSESSDGSSTLINVSLKTVLQHMEGTPKISLYAMCGTRKWSSSLARRSPSQPFSRCHLHDFVLLNVDLTQNVQYDLNRCGCEEVDFNLRVNSSGLLLCRFNYFSLMKKHIPTGGNKDFLVKPKLMEIENLTPISPSQYVCAPDSEQTLLDAPAQFLLERFLQSCSHRLFPKAVQNRNNPVLSIDSYLNISPEISVCYFNSRPHSTNLNHQGLVFSGLLLYLCDSFVVSGLLRKFRFLKGATLCVICQDRNSLRQTIVRLELEDEWQFRLRDEFQTANCSEDRPLYFLTGRHV; encoded by the exons GTCTGGAAGCTCTGAGAGAAACTTCTTCTCTGAAAGTTCCTGCCGAGTGTTTCTGACCCAGCATGTAGCAGAGGTGAACAAGTCCCTTCACGCCCGGGAACCATCTGACAAC ATAATGGGGAATTCATATGCCGGGCAGCTGAAGTCTGCTCGATTTGAAGAGGTTCTCCACAACTCGATTGAGGCTTCACTGCGCTCGAGCAGCGGAGATCCACAGCCCATCTTCACACAGCTCTACCTGGAGCCGGAGCCGTATCCTGGAAACATGGAAG ACATTAAGCCCAAAGTCGACCTCCATGCCGGGGAGCCCCCGGGTCAAGACCTCATGAACGGCCACTCGTCCAACgatctggaggagctggaggaagaagacgactcagacagcagcagcccccccctcccctaccTGCAGGTGCCTGCACCCGACGGCTGCTGCACACTGGACG ggtTCTGTCAGGCAGGCAAAGACCTCCGCCTGGACTCCATAGCAACAGAGCCCATCGAGGTCCCAGCAGGCTTCGAGCTGGTGGGCGCCAAGTCCCCCAGTGTCCCCGAGCACATACTGGTCTGTGCCGTGGACCGCCGCTTTTTGCCTGACGACAATGGGAAAAATGCACTTTTAG GTTTTTCAGGGAACTGTGTGGGCTGCGGTGAAAGGGGCTTCAGATACTTCACTGAGTTTTCCAACCACATCAACCTGAAGTTGTCCACCCAGCCCAAGAAGCAGAAGCACTTAAAGAACTACCTGGTGAAGAATTCTCAGGGTGCTCTGTGCAAAGGACCCCTCATCTGCTGGAAAG ACTGTAAAACCCGCCAGTTGTCCAGCAACGCGTCCACCTCCAAACCCAGCTCGTCCTCCTCACTCAGCAGTAAAGAAAGTGGAGGCACCAGCGGACACAGCTTGTCTCCCTTTTCCCTTTCAG ATTCCCCACCCACCAGGACGACGCAggcctcctctgtgtttttcgGGGGTCAGGACCTCAGCAGAGACTCCAGCTTCCTCAAACCTCTGGCCTCCACACCTGGAATCAAGACTCTCCCAATAG tacCCACAGCTCTGAGGGTGACCGGGCCGACTAACGGTCTGGGTGTGGATGGACGTCCTCCCTTACTGAGCCCATCCCAGGTGTCCTTAGGGCCTCAGGTCCAGGGCTATCGCTCTGCCAACATAGCAGACATTCCAC TATCTTCTGTCATGAACTCGGGTCCGCCAAAAAAACGCCACCGGAGCTGGCATCCCACCACGTTAGTTCCTGTCCCGTCAACAGCCGTCCCTGTTCCAGCCATCCGACCGAACGTTTTCTCCCCAG GTGCTGTGTTAGGAGTTTCCTCTGCTCAGCCGCCGGTGGCTCCGGTCATTCAGCCCCAACCTGTCACAGTCGGAGAGACGGTCATCGTCCCCGACAACCTGCTCAACTCTTCGGGTGTTCGCCCTGTCATCCTCATTG GACATGGCACTTTACCTTACTTCTATGGGAATGTTGGGGATATAGTGGTgagccccctgctggtcagctGCTACAAGAGCAGCCAGCTGACAGAGAAAACCCTGGAGACTTTGGGCCTGAACAGGAATCAGCTGCTCAGTGTGGAGACCATGATCCTGCTCACTTTGCAGTACCTTGCACGACTAA GCTCCAATCAGATTCCTCTgcgggaggagctggagcagatcGTCCTGAAGGCCATGCTGTGCTGTCCGGGGGGTCCGGCCATCTCCCTGTCCCAGCTGCCCTGGTTGGCCCGGCTGGAGGCCAGCGTCTCCGGGGGGAGCGTCCAAGTCGTGGTCACCCACAACTCTCTGGGAGAAGGCATCTCCGAGTCCCTGCGCACCCTCAGCGAGGGTCCCCACCCCCTGCAGTGCCTGCCCACCTATGTGGTCATCATCTGTGCCTCCAAAATGAGCTGCAGCGAGTTCTGTGTGCTCGTTTTGG GAAAGTACCAAGCTCGGGCCTTAGCTGAAGGAATGCTGACGACTAACGAGTTCCTGAAGGAAATCAGCTACGAGCTCATCACAGGGAAAGTCAGCGTCCTGGCTTCTCACTTCAAAACCACATCATTAG GGGACAATCTGGACAAGCAGCTGGTGCGATACCAGCGGCGACGGAAGGGACAGGTCATCCAGCCCTTTCAGGGAGATGTCACTGACCACATCCACTCGCAGGAGGCTGCCAGCATGTCACCGCCCTCAGACAGAG CAGACCTCCTGGGTAAGGTGTTCCAGATCTACCCGACCCAGCTGAGTGTGGCTCGCAGCCTCCTCTCTCAGGTCTGCTCCATCGCGGACTCTGGGACCCAGAACCTGGACCTGGGTCGCTTCTGTAAAGTGGACTTCCTGGTTTTGGTCCCGCCCTCTCACATTCTGGTGCACCAGACAGCACAGCGCATCCGACAATCAG gggTGCTTGTGGACCTGGGAGTGGAGGACACCTCCTCGGCCTTTCAGAAGTCGGACAAGTACGTGGTGCGTCTGGACAATGACGTTCACGCCAAGATGGAGGCCTTCATGAGGAAAGTCAAACAGAACCCCTACACGCTGTTTGTCCTCATTCACGACAACTCGCACGTCGACCTCACGAG cgcTCTGTCTGGGTCCGTGTGCCACGGCGAGCTGCAGGGTCTGGCTGACCGGGTGGTGAACTGCCAGGAAGTCCTGGATGCCATGAACCTGCTGGTCCTGCAGGTCAGCTGCTTCCCACACACGCAGCAGACGCGTCAGTCCCGCATCAGCCTCCACAACGAGGTGCACTGGCCGGCCAGCAGAACTCTG CAGGGAGAGCAGTCCGCCCACGAGCTGGTCTACTTCGGCCTGAGGGACTACAGCAGCTCCCTGCAGTGGGGCGTGGCCAGTCCCATTCTGCGCTGTGATGATGCATTTGAGAAGATGGTCCACACTCTGCTGGAAAG ACATCCGCACCTCCACAGCATGGTGATCCGCAGCTACCTGCTGATTCAGCAGTACACCGAGGCCATGATggctctgacctcctccccGTCCCTGAGAGACCACATCACCCCGGAGACTCTGGCCATGGTGGAGGACCTGATCAACGCCCCGAGCAGGGAGGGCTCCCAGGGGCGGGGCCACATGCTGCTGGTCCGCGTCCCCTCGCTGCAGCTGGCCATGCTGGCCCGGGAACGACTGGAGGACGTGAGGGATAAACTGGGGCTCCAGCTGTGCTTCGCCGTGCTGCTGGGGAGTCCGGCCTCCGAACTCATCCTGCACCGGAACTTCACCAGTCGTCTCAGG GCGTGGCGAGGCTGTGAGAATGAGGACTGGGTTCCTCACACCTACGAGGATCTGGAAGGGCTGCCCTGCATCGTCATCCTCACAGGCAAAGACCCTCTAGGAGAGACGTTCCCCAG GTCTCTGAAATACAGTGACCTTCGCCTGATAGACTCCAGCTACCTGACCCGTACGGCCCTGGAGCAGGAGGTGGGTCTGGCCTGCACTCATGTGTCCATGGGCGTGGTCAAGGAGCCCAAGAAGGTCAAAGCCCCCCGGGAGTCCGACGGAGAAAAGGCCTCCCCCAGCCTGAACGACGGCGATGAGCTGGAAAGACCTCAGAGCAACGGCAGCGCGGCGACCAGAACTTCAA GTTCTTTGGCAGAGAACGGAGTCAGTTCATCCGATGTCGCGGACTCGTTCCAGAAACCCTCCACCTGCCTGCCTGAAGGTCCTGCTATCACAGACATCGGCACCATGACACAAGGGTTCAAGCAGGAGTGCGATTCCCTGGGAAGCCAGTTTTCCACGAACCCCACCAAAGCATCCAAGGCGTCTCCGTCCCtttgctccagctcctcttcttcctccccctccccatCGTCCTCCTCCACCCAGAGGCCCAGCCAATCCACGCAGTGCAGCCGAGAACCCAAGCCCACCCGGGTGTCACCGCGGACCGTCATCATGTCCCGGGCGGCGTACAACCTGCTGGCCGGCGAGTCGGGGAGTCAGCTGAGCTCCTACTCCCTGCTGCCTCACGCTGATGTGGCGTGGAGCAGCCCACTGAGGCCCCTTATCACCCAGAACCTGCAGGGGGCAGAGCAGAGCACGTACTACCGCCAGTGGACCATCACCAGGCAGCATCACGCTGATCATGAATCTCCGACTGTGCCGCATCCACGACGTTTGTTACTCAGTGGACCCCCTCAG GTGGGTAAAACCGGAGCCTACCTGCAGTTTCTCCGTATCCTGTTTCGAATGCTCATCAGACTGTTGGAGGTTGATGTGtatgatgaggaagaggacgaagaggagg AAACCTCAGAGGTCATGACTCCAGGAAACACCCAGTGGCCCGACATTGAGGACGTTCGAAAGCTGCCCTTTGACCCTTACCCCCGGGACCCGAAGTTCAAGGAGGCCAGCCCGGTTTTCTCTCCTAAGATGCCAAAGGTCTTACAAG ATTTTAATCAGGAAGGCGAGAGCCAAGCACCAGCCAAGCGAGAGACCAAGTCCATACGTCTGAGCAGGTTCGCGGCCCACAATGCCTTTCACCACTGCGAACAGTGTCACCACTACTGTGAAGCAGGCCCCGCCATGCAG ctgTCGGAGTGCACCTTTCATGCCTTCACCTTCTGCTCCTCCATGCTGGGGGAGGAGGTCCAGCTCCAGTTCGTCATTCCCAAAGCCAAGGAGCAGCATTTTGTCTTCAGTCAGCAGGGTAGCCACCTGGAGAGCATGTGCCTGCCTCTGGTCTCCAGCAAG AATCCTGATCTGTTGAAGAGTCCGATCTTCACGCCGACCACTGGAAACCAAGAGCACGGCCTGCTCAACATCTTTCACGCCATGGAGGGCGCCGCTCACGTGCACATCCTGGTGGTGAAGCAGTGCGAGATGCCGCACTACAGGAAGTACTGGCCCAACCACATCCTGCTCGTCCTGCCGGCCATGTTCAACAACGCTGGAGTTG GTGCTGCTCGCTTCATGATCAAAGAGCTGTCATACCACAacctggagctggagagaaaCCGACTAGAGGAGCAAGGGGTCAAGAGGCAAGATGTGTGGCCGTTCATCGTCATGATGGACGATTCCTGCGTGCTGTGGAACGTCCACCAGTCAGCGGACTGCAG TGAGTCATCAGATGGAAGCTCCACCCTCATCAACGTGTCTCTGAAGACGGTGCTGCAGCACATGGAGGGCACGCCGAAGATCTCCCTGTACGCCATGTGCGGCACTCGCAAGTGGAGCAGCAGCCTGGCTCGCCGGTCTCCCAGCCAACCCTTCAGTCGCTGTCATCTCCACGACTTTGTCCTGCTCAACGTGGACCTGACGCAGAACGTCCAGTATGACCTCAATCG CTGTGGCTGTGAGGAGGTGGACTTTAATCTGAGGGTGAACAGCAGTGGGCTGCTGCTGTGCCGCTTCAACTACTTcagcctgatgaagaaacacatTCCAACTGGCGGGAACAAAGACTTCCTGGTCAAACCTAAACTCATG gaAATAGAGAACCTAACCCCAATCAGCCCGTCCCAGTACGTTTGCGCCCCAGACAGCGAGCAGACTCTTCTAGACGCCCCGGCCCAGTTCCTGCTGGAAAGgttcctgcagagctgcagccacaGACTGTTTCCAAAGGCTGTTCAAAACAGAAACAACCCAGTTCTGTCCATCGACAGCTACCTCAACATCAGCCCGGAG